A stretch of the Notamacropus eugenii isolate mMacEug1 chromosome 2, mMacEug1.pri_v2, whole genome shotgun sequence genome encodes the following:
- the LOC140523486 gene encoding intestinal-type alkaline phosphatase 1-like, giving the protein MQGSCALFLVGLYFHITDSVIPEAEENPNFWNQKAKIALQTAQQLYPIQTSAKNLILFLGDGMGVPTVTATRILKENLNGNLDSPLAMDGFPYVALSKTYNVDRQVPDSAGTATAYLCGVKGNYKTIGLSAAARYNECNTTQGNEVFSVLKRAKEAGKSVGVVTTTRVQHASPSGTYAHVVNRNWYSDADMPAEALQSGCKDIASQLVSNVDIDVILGGGRKYMFPEGTPDPEYPNQNAIRKDGQNLVQKWLDRAPGGKYVWNREQLLSAAEDPTVTRIMGLFEPVDTKYDIQRNTAEDPSLMEMTQAAIQKLSQNSKGYYLFVEGGRIDHGHHDGTAHLALTDAIMFDLSIHKATQMTKEKDTLIVVTADHSHVFSFGGYTYRGSSIFGLAPSKAQDGKAYTSILYGNGPGYKLVNGSRPDVNDTISEEVSYRQQAAVLLVSETHGGEDVAIFARGPQAHLFHGVQEQTYVAHAMAFAACLEPYQDCGLPAPNGSPQASASFLLLILAWPFLLLAVQH; this is encoded by the exons ATGCAGGGAAGTTGTGCTTTGTTCCTGGTAGGGCTCTACTTCCACATCACTGATAGCGTCATTCCAG AAGCTGAAGAGAACCCCAATttctggaaccagaaggcaaaaattGCCCTGCAGACAGCCCAGCAGCTATATCCCATCCAGACCTCAGCAAAGAACCTTATCCTTTTCCTAGGGGATG GAATGGGAGTGCCCACTGTAACTGCCACCCGGATACTTAAAGAAAATCTGAATGGAAATCTGGACAGCCCATTGGCGATGGATGGGTTCCCTTATGTGGCTCTGTCCAAG ACATACAATGTAGACAGGCAGGTCCCTGATAGTGCAGGCACAGCCACTGCCTACCTCTGTGGCGTGAAAGGCAACTACAAAACCATTGGACTCAGTGCTGCTGCCCGCTATAACGAGTGTAACACCACCCAGGGCAATGAGGTGTTCTCGGTGCTGAAGAGAGCCAAGGAAGCAG GGAAGTCAGTGGGGGTGGTGACCACCACCCGGGTGCAGCATGCCTCACCCTCTGGCACCTATGCTCATGTGGTAAACCGGAACTGGTACTCGGATGCTGACATGCCTGCTGAGGCCCTGCAGAGTGGCTGCAAGGACATTGCTTCCCAGCTGGTTTCCAATGTGGACATTGAT GTAATCCTGGGTGGAGGCCGCAAGTACATGTTTCCAGAAGGTACCCCTGATCCTGAGTACCCAAATCAGAATGCAATTAGGAAGGATGGTCAGAACCTCGTACAGAAATGGCTGGATCGTGCACCA GGTGGCAAATATGTATGGAACCGTGAACAGCTACTGAGTGCAGCAGAAGATCCCACAGTGACTCGTATCATGG GTCTCTTTGAACCTGTAGACACTAAATATGACATACAACGAAACACTGCAGAAGACCCCTCCTTGATGGAGATGACCCAAGCTGCCATCCAAAAGCTCAGCCAAAATTCCAAAGGCTACTACCTCTTTGTGGAAG gaGGCCGAATTGACCATGGCCACCATGATGGCACTGCACACCTAGCCTTGACCGACGCTATTATGTTTGACTTGTCTATTCATAAGGCCACTCAGATGACTAAAGAAAAGGACACGTTGATTGTCGTCACTGCAGATCACTCTCATGTTTTCTCCTTCGGTGGCTACACCTACAGAGGCAGCTCCATCTTTG GACTGGCTCCCAGCAAGGCACAAGATGGAAAAGCATATACTTCCATCTTATATGGCAATGGACCTGGCTATAAACTGGTCAATGGAAGTAGACCAGATGTAAATGACACTATCAGTG AGGAAGTATCCTATAGACAACAGGCCGCTGTGCTCTTGGTCTCAGAGACTCATGGTGGGGAAGACGTGGCCATCTTTGCAAGAGGTCCTCAAGCGCACCTCTTCCATGGTGTGCAGGAACAGACCTATGTGGCTCATGCAATGGCCTTTGCTGCCTGCCTGGAGCCCTATCAGGACTGTGGGCTCCCAGCCCCAAATGGCAGCCCCCAGGCCTCAGCATCCTTCCTGTTGCTGATCCTTGCCTGGCCTTTCCTGCTGTTAGCAGTTCAACACTGA